From the Daucus carota subsp. sativus chromosome 8, DH1 v3.0, whole genome shotgun sequence genome, one window contains:
- the LOC108197145 gene encoding peroxisomal membrane protein PMP22 — MGSVAKNGLKQYLLQLQKHPLRTKAITAGVLSAISDITSQKITGIKKLQLRRLALKVLFGLLYLGPFGHYFHLLLDKLFKGKKDPSTVGKKVLVEQLTSSPWNNLLFMIYYGSIIEGRPWNQVKTKIKKEYPTVQYAAWTFWPVVGWINHQHVPLQFRVIVQSAVACCWGIFLSVRAAKAVTSTPAIKQL; from the exons ATGGGGTCAGTAGCTAAAAATGGACTCAAGCAGTATCTTCTACAGCTTCAAAAGCACCCTTTGAGAACCAAG gCAATTACTGCTGGAGTGTTGTCGGCAATTAGTGATATAACTTCACAGAAGATTACTGGGATAAAGAAGCTTCAGCTGAGACGCCTTGCCTTGAAAGTG CTCTTTGGTCTTCTCTATCTTGGACCATTTGGCCACTATTTTCATCTTTTGTTGGACAAACTTTTCAAGGGGAAGAAAGACCCCTCAACAGTTGGTAAAAAG GTCTTGGTGGAACAGTTAACTTCTTCTCCTTGGAACAATTTGCTTTTTATGATATACTACGGATCAATCATTGAGG GAAGGCCCTGGAACCAAGTAAAAACTAAAATCAAGAAAGAATATCCAACAGTCCAGTATGCTGCATGGACG TTTTGGCCGGTAGTAGGGTGGATCAATCACCAGCATGTCCCACTGCAGTTTCGTGTCATTGTTCAAAGTGCCGTCGCATGTTGCTG GGGCATCTTCTTGAGTGTACGAGCTGCGAAGGCTGTGACATCAACTCCAGCAATCAAGCAGCTTTGA